agaatttacgtaagtttacggcagttctaactggacacggctccttcaataaacacctctatgttataggagttacagacagtcccttatgcagagcctgcatgggggaagaagaaacagcggcacacgtgctactagactgccctgaaaccgccatatacagggctaagtacttcggtaacccaggtactatccaagagatagtcagcagaattaaacctctgctggcttttctcgaggagttggggtggatcgagtgaataaacacccattatcaccctcacacgcaaaatacgcgctttgtcgtggagttgcggaaaccagcccgagtaatctaatctaatctaatctatagGAGTTACAGACAGTCCCTTATGCAGAGCCTGCATGGGGGAAGAAGAAACAGCGGCACACGTGCTACTAGACTGCCCTGAAACCGCCATATACAGGGCTAAGTACTTCGGTAACCCAGGTACTATCCAAGAGATAGTCAGCAGAATTAAACCTCTGCTGGCTTTTCTCGAGGAGTTGGGGTGGATCGAGTGAATAAACACCCATTATCACCCTCACACGCAAAATACGCGCTTTGTCGTGGAGTTGCGGAAACCAGCCCGAGTAATCTAATCTAAGGTCATAATTCAATAAACTCTCATTATTCTAGACGAGTTAGGAGTATGTAACACTAGATAGCAATAAATCTCTTGTTTTATCTTATCTACTACAgagttcatttaaataatcttgTAAGCCTGCATAATAATTACCTTGATCAACAGTATTCTCTCCTTCCCTCAATTCAAATAATGTACAAACAGAGTTATTCATTCCATTATTGCAAGCCCAGTTATAGACTAAGTTGCCCCACTCATCGAGCGAGTGCCAGTACACCTCCCATACATTTTTACTCTTATCTATAGGTGCAGCTCTTCCAGTCTTAGCCATATCTTCAAGGATAGTTAGTATCGCTTCTTGTGATAACTTTCTCTTAATCTCCGTGTTATTAAAAAGTGGACTATTCTGAGATTCTCTTACGTCTATGGTTGATTGTTTGTTCGATTTTAAGTATTCTGTTATGAGTTGCTGCCATGCTTCTAATTGCTTTGCTCTTGTTTCTGTGTGAGGTTGAATTCTGAAACAAttgataaagaaaattatagtcTCATTAAGTCATTCATTTTGTTAGTGTTAGGATGGTGACAGTTTTGAAGACTAACAAGACATCTTCGAAATATAAAACAGCAATGACAATAGCTCTCTTCAGGTAAATTGTTACTATTCAAATATCTTCCATACTGATATTGTACTTACATTCTTGTTCCTTATTAATAGATTCAATGTATTTCTCATACACTTCTATCATTTTGTTCTCAGTGTCCCTTCTTTTAGGCAATGTTGCTACCGACTTTGGTTCCAAGTCAGTCAGAGCAAGTTTATAGAAAATCTTTAAGTTTCCTGTTTCCACATAGGGGAAGTTTTCAACATAATTGGAGGAGAAACTTATCATTATAGAACAGTCTTTTGCTATTGCACTTATCAATGCTAAGTGAGTTGGATCTATAGTTCTAAGAAATGTTTCTCTGTCATTTGGTTGGTTCAAATCTAATTGTTTTAAGTGTAGTTGTCCAAGCAATTTAGTGACATAGTCAGTGTGTTTGATTTTCACATATTTGATGTCAAATGGCCTTGTttctgatattttttgtaattgcaGTAACTTGTACAGGAATGATGTTTCCTTTAGCATATTGCTTTCAAAACATTGAGTGGGCATTTCATTCATCATAGTGTTTTTAGTTTTCTCAAGTGCAATGTATGGTGAATTGTTATCACTCAGTAGGATATCTATGATAAAGTCTAAAAATTGATGTGAATCACTAAAATAGCTCATGTTTTTTACAAAACTTTCAAAGTCATTTTGAGATGACTTTTCATGAAAAATTAAGGTCCCATCTTTGAATAATTTGAAGTTATTTTGTGGATTGTTTATCATGTGAATTAGTGAATATTTCATTCTCTCTCTGTCGCCAGAGAACAAGTCTAGAGGACAATAGTGACTAGTCTGCTTGATAGCTCCACTCTGCAGTTTGAGATATtgttttaaacagtaataacacTTGGAGTACTTCCTAAGGTTGGCTGATAGGAAACCTTCTTTGGGTTTGATCTCTATACAATAGTTAGTTTCGCAAGAGGGACTCACAATTGACAGGTTAGTGGCTTTTATGGCAGTCTGACAGAGTACTGACTTGAATGTTCTATTAGCTGGACGAAACGGTAGCAACAGTTTGCTTAATTCTGCTAAATCATGTTCAGATATCTCTATAGCTTCTTCCGCACTATAGAACCGGTTTTCCAGCAATGGAACCATGATCAAATTTACAAAGTTCACTGATTCATGCACATTTTTCTGATCGGCGGTTTTTTCGTCCTCCTTGATAAAACGTAGCACGTAATCCGTCTCCAATAGTTGAACAACGATGTGGGCGTTCCCCTCGTTTATATACTTCCAAGATTTACCTAATAACTTCATGTTTCCTAGCACAAACTGGCAAgtttgtaataagtataaataaacaagATTTACTTACGTAAAAAAGGGAGGAAAGTTATACTGCCAAGGCCACGTGATATCTGCCatcacaataaacaaatatttagcgtgtttttctaaatacaaatacagttttattgcaaatatttagtttataacACTTTACGCCTATAGCAGCTGATTAATCTTAGTTTGACGTAGAATGCTTTTTTTGGCAGTTATGCCACAGATTAgaaattttgaatgaaaatcaATGGTATTCCGGTTTTTTAAGGCGATGATGTAGCGATAGCGATAGAGGTAGCGACAGAGTATCCACGGACCGACTGCGCCAAGCTTCACTTAACCGTATGATCGATCAAACCGCGCCCCCgcgcggctttgacttagccacgagcccttGGTAGAAAGTCActgtacaacaaaaaaaaaaatgattttttttactgactaCAATGTAGGGTGATTAGATACAGAATATCCTCCTGTAAATTAACAATGATGCTAAAAGACCACtgttaaaaacttaaatcagACACATAAAAAAGTATCAACTGTCATAATTTTTTTGACATTATATTGACAAACGGGAACGAAATTTGCGTTTTGCGTACATGCAAAAAACTCCTattgctaatttattttttacttctgCTATGGTATAGTTTCTCTCACACCAATATCTTCATAGTTTTAAACAATGATTACGCTTAATAGGAAATTGAAAAAGGAGCACACTGCTGAGCCTCCAAATGGGCTGACTGCTAATGATTCAGTGGTGAGAAGAATATCAGTGAGGGATAAATTGTTGATAAAAGAAGTGCAGGAAATGAATGAAAACCTCCCTGCTACGTGTAGTGTACATTTCGAGGACCCTAACGTGTTGAGTGAGTTCATATTGACTGTTGCGCCCGATGAAGGGTATTGGCAGGGaggcaaattcaaattcagtGTTTTTGTTACAGACGACTATAATATGGCTGTGAGTATtccttataaattatttatcacatcCTGTAACACATCAGTATGCCCAGAATTTTGAAGAATGCTAGTTGCAGTTTGTCTTCAGTCAAGTTTTTACATAATCTTTTAACTCCCTAATTTGCATATTAATCACTTGCTCCTGTGTCCCAACCAATTTTGTAATTCGCCCAATAAGTTCATTATTAAACTTCACAGTGGCATTTTTGTGGCTAAATCATTGTTTTGAGCTTGTGTTAGAAGCCACAGATGTTTCTAGAACTTCTCTCTCTTTTTCATAAAGAACAGTTTtatgtcacatttttgtgtattttcataGGTTATTGAAACAGTATATCCATACTCATCAACTTGTATGATATATGCATTATCTGTGTTTTTAATGGAACATCTGTTATTATTATTCCTGTCTCAGTGTCTCTTTGATTTGACCTTCTCTTGTTGTTGACTTGAATCAATGTTTACtccatttttttaacaaaagtcGATATTTTGGTTTCATTTGTCCTCAAAAGTCATTTGAGGATAATAACTCAATATAAAGTAGTAAATTAAATAGTCAAACATAAACACtactttgtaaataaagttcCCTTAATCTCTGATAAATTTACCATTTCAGCCACCAAGAGTAAAATGTTTGACACGGTTGTGGCACCCTAACATCAATGTGGATGGTGACGTGTGCCTGTCCCTGCTGCGGCAGACCTCCATCGATGAGCACGGCTGGGCACCCACCAGGAGACTGAAGGACGTTGTGTGGGGACTTAATGCTTTATTTACTGTGAGTAACCCtgcattatgaaaataaatgaaattctcATACTATTTTTCAAAACTTGTGCTAGATCCTCCTTATTGGTAGCTACTTTTTAAAccacttttacttttaaaactgtACCATCTAAACTTAAATCCATAGTCTAACTACCTTCATATTAAGGTTTCACACCCTAGGGATTGAACCTAGAACTTTCTGGTCAGTAGTAGCACTTgaagtcacaaaaaaaaaacaaacaattgtgtgataaaaagaaaagatatttatggcttttttattcattattccAATCTGTCATTAATTCAGTATGATTATAAAGACTGAAAGACAATAAATCTTAGGCCTTATCAGTTGAATACAATGCAACTGCAGTTCTTTAGAGGGTGTTCACCTCTTTTTATGTTGCACTGAGAGTTTATTACTGCCATTGTTTGCACAACAAAAAATGTAGCTCAATTTTCCTTATAGAAATTGTAATGCCATTATCTTGTTATTTTAGTATGATTTTAGATAAAGAAACAAGCTAAAACCATACCTTAGTCatagattttgtttattaagtaaaaaatgtaaatgaaatCTTTCTGTTCCAGGATCTCTTAAATTTCGAGGACCCTTTAAACATAGAAGCAGCGGAAATGTATAACAAGAACAAAATTGAGTTCCAGGCTAAAGTTCAAGATTATATTGCTAAAGGCAAAAGATGAAACTTAAGTAATCAACTCACAACTGTATTGTTAGAGAACATTTTAACGATGCCACGGTTTTTATCACACGGGAAACTTAGCATGGGAAACAAACAATGTTATTGTTCAAATAGATGCTTACAACGTGCTTCCAACTACATAAGATGTGTATAAACTTATATTACTGGTTCTTGTTTAACCAATTAATCATCATCAATTAGTAAATtaagttttgatattttttatgcagTAGGTTTGCTagaattatattttcttctttgaGTGTGTCATTTAAACTAATTTGTGATGCAACAGTTAACGTAAATTATTCACATAGTTAATTAATATGTCATAAAAACACATTTGATGATGTAGTCATTAAttagcaataataaaataacgatATTCTAAACGACCAGACGATTATGATGGAAACATTTTAGTGAGAATTTTGTAATAGACAAATGATACAAACAAAGATTGGTGTTAATAGATTTAATGTTAGTATATTTAATCATGTAAAAACTGTGTTATGATAGTCAGTTCTAGTTCATCATAAGGCTCTttatatattgcacaattgaaatacttatgtatttaaCGGCGCGTCTAGGCTTCAGCTGCATCAGCCACCCTATAACGAATGGCTCAGCAATATATTGCTTGGATGTCAGTGTCCGTAAACTGTTTTTGCTGGTTAGGCAATTTTTTGCCAACATTGCAGCCACAAATTGCAGAAAAATGTAGCTCGTTTAAACGCACCCTTAGATACATACTCATTTTGTAAGCAAATTTTgcacatatttttatacaaaagcaAAGCAATACTGTGTGGTCTTATGAAATACATGATATACATATTTGCAGTGTGAAATGCATATATGAGtttatattaagatattatatAATCACGCTTATTTAGAAATTGTAGCTGTGCCCCGCGATTTTCAAAGCGTAACTTACAAATCCGAGTGGTACCTAGTTCCTAGTATTGGCGCGTTTAACTATGCAGTTAATTACTTAATAGCTTAGTGCCAAATTGTTCTCGAAGCGATGAAATCGGATGCAATGCAATTTTACCCATTGTTTTCATACTTATCTTTACCCTTATCTGTACCCTTTATTCTGCTAAATTGCCATTTCCCATGCTAAATTTCCCAATCgtagtatattgtataatataataaatactccAAAAAAAGCAGtgataatattatgaatttgTGTTTCGAAAACTggtgtattttttatgaaattaaattctTGCAAGACAAGTACTTGAAAACAATTTATAGTGTAAAAAGTAATAGTGACAATGGTCTTCCTGTATTTTAGGGATGTAAATTCtttattactgaaatatttaaatttatttaaaaaatataccagtTTGATATTTACCATAGAAATAAAACGCGCGTTGATCGCGACTATTTAAAATTTCATGTAATTTGTGCATGTCATACTTTGAAACAAAGAAAtagatttttgaataaaatcaattttcatATCATAATAGTAATCTGTTATTGTTTCCTTATCGTGCCTAATTGTTTTCTTGCATGCAATCGATCATACGGTGGTTCCTTATAACTTCCGaaactatagtttttttttcgaaggGAAAAttgtagaattaaataaaaatggcagtTTATCAAATTAATGCTCTTTATTAAGTGTAATTAATACTGGAGCATCAATATTCCAattagtataaataataaataaatagtaaaaatttGTATACAATAAATAGCTTAACATTAACAAAACCGTCGTAACATTTGTTCTTTATGACTAGATTTTCGTTTGGATGATATTCAAATGTACATGATGTTTGtatgaaaaatgtattttgagtGGACACTTGGAATTTCCAATGTTGTAGATGGGTAGTGTATAAAAATCGTACAGTCAAATCGAAGTCCAGAtctctatatttttatttcaagtaaaaaaaTCTACAGGACTCAAACTTGAACGTTTTAAGCTTGtagcggttttttttaatttgagaatTTTTACATTTAGTAATTTGATACAAATTTACATAACAGTATGCAAGTATCAAGCAAGATGCtctaattttattgttaaaaattgtCGATGAACTCAACTTTACTGTATAAATTTTTCACGAATGGTCACACATTCATCAACGACAGAAGGTCATAACCGCCATACAAAACTGGACGCTACCCATCTACACACAAGGTGTGTAATCCCAGGTGTTAGTGTGAGGAGAAGGTGGTGAGGAGTTCGTCCTGGATGCTGTTGGACCTCGCCAGCTGCCGCGCGGCGCCGAAAGCTGCGCCCACGGTGTCCGCTTGAGATGCTTCACGCGACTTGCGCTCGTGGTACGAGTCTGAGAACTCCTGGGGGGACAGAATACAATTTGAGCAGTTTTGTTAGGTATATTTGGGGCAGTTGGCACTAGTTCGTCAACACTTGACGAAAAAGGATCAAGATTTTGTAAATAAGGTCTCGCTTGTTCCTAATTTCGTTGGCATTAGTTTCGTAGTCTTCGAAAGTATGTATATTAGCTTATCCATTAATTATAAAgggtattgaaattaaaaaaattctaTGGCTGGAATATGTCATTACATTGATGACCGCTTCAAGAGCAGTGAACCTCGATTGAAGATTATTAGAAAGATAggaattttatgaagaactagccgttttcccgcggtttcacccgcgtcccgtgggagctactgcccgcaccgggataaaatatagcctatgttactcgcagattatatagctttctaatggtgaaagaatatttaaaatcggtccagtagtttttgagtttatccattacaaccaaacaaacaaacaaagttttcctctttataatattagtatggataacTTGTCATTTGAAAAAGATTCCGACAAATCGAGGAtctcctcttttttgggaagtcggttataacTAGATAACAAAGAAATTCTGGCGAACATGGTTTGTTACGTAAACTGTAAGTGTAATGTTACCTTCAGTCTGTTGCCGAGGAAGACGGCCCGCTCGCGCTTCTTGTTCATGAAGTCGCTCTGCGTGAGCCAGCGGTGCTCGTAGCACTCCTCCGTCAGCGGCCGCTTCAGCGGGACCTTCTTGAACAGGAACATCAGGAACCGCGTCGCCTCCTGacgatgtaaaaaaaatgtcatataTGAAGATTGTTGAGTAGATTGGTGTAGATTGTAGTTAGTGTGTAGATGTAGATTTTCAAGTTacgttttttgtaatttctcaCTTGTTTGTCAAAAGGTGTTTAAGGCCATAACCATATTTTGTCCAAAACATGTTTTTGGTCTCGTATAAGCAGTGATCTAAATCTGATATAGCTTAGTAGAAAATCTTAGAAGACCTCTCTTCTTACGGAGAGTTCTGCAGAAACCAGCTTTCAAACCGCAGATTTCTTTCTTATATCAAGATCTTATTAAATTACAAcatgttttctttaaacaattaCTACGAAGTTTCAcgttcaagtttcaaagtaaacagttgtttgaGGAAAAATGGACAATAAACTTGGGTCTTAGTACCtacacaatttattttcattgccCATACCTGTGTAATTTCCTTATAGAGATGTTCAAACCGGAACCTGACGAAGGAGATGTTCTGCTTGGTCTCCGCGTCATCAGCGCCGCGGAAGGGAGACACGCCGGACAGCATGATGTACGTCAGCACGCCCACCGACCAGATGTCCGTCTGCGGGTACGCTGGCtcatcatttattatttctggTGCTGTAGGGGGAAAACAAATCAATTAGTACTTGAACAAGTGCTTTATCGTCCCATATATTGTTATAACAGGTATACAAGTGGTGCATTTTataaaaaggaaacaatatGGACTTGGAAGAGCCTAAAAATTAAGAGAGCTATGCAGAATGTAGTAGGTAGAAATAGTGTAGgggttataatatttatatttcgaTCTGAGTTcttatttaattgattaatatGGTAGGTAATAGATAAGAAGCAGACTTGATTGTAATTGTTTTGATGAAGAATGATGATTTGAATGACTTTGACTTATGTATATGTACGATCCCATGTGAATCAAAAGAGGTGTGAGTGGTCAATCGATCTTAATGATAACTAAACAAAGACCAAAAGGAGATCCCCTTACTAGAGAATTTGATATATAAAGATTAACTTTGAAGTCCTACCTTTGTATTCCAATTCGCCAACTTGTGGTACACTGGTGCCCAATTTAGTTACTTTGTGTGCGGAGCCGAAGTCGATCAGTTTGACCTGGATAGACCTGACGGAAGCCATCACCACGTTATCAGGTTGCAGGTCCAAGTGGCAGTAGCCTCGCCAGTGAAGGTATTGAAGACCGTCTAGAATCTGAGTAACAATGGTAGCGACCATCTGTTCAGTGTAATCGTGACGACTAGACAAGTACGTGAGGATATCAGCACCCTGAAGTTTTTCTAAAATAAGGGCAGATACGGAAGACCCAGGTGCCTGGTACGCAGCTATTAAGTTAGATATCCTCTCGTGTCTCAGCCTCCTTAAGCATTCGAATTCCCTCTGAATCTGGACCTCAGTGTCAGGACGGTTCTCCAAGATCTTGGAGACCACAACGTTGTCGTTCGTCTTGTCGATACCCTTGACGACCATCGAGAACTTTCCGCGCCATAATTCTGATACGAAGCTGTAACGTTCAGTGAACTGCTGAGAAGACACCCACTCCACTGGTTTATCCTCGATGGAATAATCCAGTTTGGGCTTGTTCTCTTCCAAAGTGACCTCTTGTCCTGATTCAGTGATTTGTTGAAGATGTCTCATGGCTTTGGTGACTTCAATTTTGGGTGCTCCGGAGTTT
Above is a window of Helicoverpa zea isolate HzStark_Cry1AcR chromosome 1, ilHelZeax1.1, whole genome shotgun sequence DNA encoding:
- the LOC124633968 gene encoding vacuolar protein-sorting-associated protein 25; amino-acid sequence: MADITWPWQYNFPPFFTIQPHTETRAKQLEAWQQLITEYLKSNKQSTIDVRESQNSPLFNNTEIKRKLSQEAILTILEDMAKTGRAAPIDKSKNVWEVYWHSLDEWGNLVYNWACNNGMNNSVCTLFELREGENTVDQEFHGLDMSVLLKALKNLEAKGKCELMEFDDSQGVKFF
- the LOC124633982 gene encoding NEDD8-conjugating enzyme UBE2F-like; this encodes MITLNRKLKKEHTAEPPNGLTANDSVVRRISVRDKLLIKEVQEMNENLPATCSVHFEDPNVLSEFILTVAPDEGYWQGGKFKFSVFVTDDYNMAPPRVKCLTRLWHPNINVDGDVCLSLLRQTSIDEHGWAPTRRLKDVVWGLNALFTDLLNFEDPLNIEAAEMYNKNKIEFQAKVQDYIAKGKR